From a single Budorcas taxicolor isolate Tak-1 chromosome X, Takin1.1, whole genome shotgun sequence genomic region:
- the LOC128069591 gene encoding uncharacterized protein LOC128069591: MGAAGAALPAARRDSPRYPEGQWRTAITIKRLALRSAKAVKPQRQPPLPPLATSSALSRSRVPSETQWSLAASLHGGRGTPLTRTTPNPFADSTPGTGGIRKAPPAPRSGPEGSTAQQMETRRWPVPKYLWAPTKSGTEPNRTLEEPYKILFLHKNLTKGFPEDFVEGGFELPRSHLFTPHPGFAPRRWAHIESAPSGRNLKPGASRGRIVPGESKPPGGETPPLVLPRKAWPRRRSLAGAEAPNCASRARHISGGGGEERGQGGAPQLPRGLRPPPTPPCPGPGLDHPAAPIPAPAEIGAARRREVPRAPFRKLRGGGSQRRVLLAAAPGTSQPPRRRRRSHRDRKPLRRPERPPLAPRAVPDEG; the protein is encoded by the exons atgggggcggcgggggcggctcTGCCAGCCGCGCGCCGAGACTCCCCTCGCTACCCAGAAGGCCAGTGGAGGACCGCAATTACCATAAAGCGCCTCGCACTCCGCTCAGCCAAAGCTGTCAAACCCCAGCGGCAGCCGCCGCTGCCTCCTCTCGCCACCAGCTCTGCGCTCTCCCGGTCGCGCGTCCCCTCCGAGAcccagtggagcctggcgg CTTCCCTCCACGGCGGCCGCGGGACTCCGCTGACACGCACCACCCCGAACCCTTTCGCGGATAGCACCCCGGGGACTGGAGGGATCCGGAAGGCTCCGCCAGCCCCTCGCTCGGGGCCGGAAGGGAGTACGGCCCAGCAGATGGAAACGCGGCGCTGGCCTGTCCCTAAGTACCTCTGGGCCCCCACAAAGTCGGGCACCGAG CCGAACCGGACTCTCGAGGAGCCTTATAAAATCCTTTTCTTGCACAAAAATCTCACCAAAGGGTTTCCGGAAGACTTTGTTGAGGGAGGTTTCG AGCTCCCGAGATCCCACCTCTTCACCCCTCATCCCGGGTTCGCACCTCGGCGCTGGGCGCACATTGAGTCGGCCCCCTCTGGGCGCAACCTAAAGCCCGGGGCTAGCCGCGGCCGGATAGTCCCCGGGGAGTCGAAACCGCCGGGCGGGGAAACCCCTCCTCTCGTCCTTCCCCGAAAAGCCTGGCCGCGAC GCCGCTCCCTGGCTGGCGCCGAGGCGCCGAACTGCGCTTCACGTGCCCGCCATatcagcggcggcggcggcgaggagCGGGGGCAGGGAGGCGCGCCGCAGCTCCCGCGGGGTCTCCGGCCCCCGCCTACCCCGCCCTGCCCGGGTCCCGGTCTGGACCACCCCGCAGCCCCCATCCCCGCGCCGGCCGAGATCGGCGCTGCCAGACGCAGAGAGGTTCCTAGGGCGCCGTTCCGAAAGCTGCGCGGCGGCGGCAGCCAGAGGAGGGTGCTCCTCGCGGCCGCCCCGGGAACTTCCCagccgccccgccgccgccgccgcagtcACCGGGACCGGAAGCCCTTGCGCCGCCCCGAGCGGCCTCCGCTGGCCCCCAGGGCTGTTCCAGACGAGGGCTAG